From a region of the Thermosipho melanesiensis BI429 genome:
- the rpsQ gene encoding 30S ribosomal protein S17, translating to MPKKRLIGEVLSDKMDKTVVVAVSTLVKHPRVGKYIKRTKKYYAHDENNECRVGDIVEIVESRPLSKLKRWKVERIVERSVFAEKAPEEDLEGGSNNDN from the coding sequence ATGCCAAAAAAAAGGCTTATTGGAGAAGTTTTAAGCGATAAGATGGATAAAACAGTTGTAGTTGCTGTAAGTACGTTGGTAAAACACCCGAGAGTGGGTAAATATATAAAAAGAACAAAAAAATACTATGCTCATGATGAGAATAACGAGTGTAGAGTAGGGGATATTGTTGAAATCGTTGAATCAAGACCATTAAGCAAACTTAAGAGATGGAAAGTTGAAAGAATCGTGGAAAGATCTGTTTTTGCGGAAAAAGCTCCAGAAGAAGATTTGGAAGGAGGTAGTAATAATGATAATTAA
- the rpmC gene encoding 50S ribosomal protein L29 — protein MKAAELRNLTNEELMNLLEEKKRTLMNLRFQNVLGQLNDHSQISKTKKDIARIKTILRERELGVRR, from the coding sequence ATGAAGGCTGCTGAACTTAGAAATCTTACAAATGAAGAATTGATGAACTTATTAGAAGAAAAGAAAAGAACACTCATGAATCTGAGATTTCAAAATGTTCTAGGGCAATTGAACGATCATAGTCAAATTTCGAAGACGAAAAAAGACATAGCAAGAATCAAAACAATTCTCAGAGAAAGAGAATTGGGTGTAAGGAGGTAA
- the rpsC gene encoding 30S ribosomal protein S3 has product MGQKVHPRGFRLGITTDWQAKWFNEKNYKEYLLEDEEIRKVIKSKYAQAGISEIVIERPDSERVVAIVKTARPGIIIGKKGAEITALRKDLEEKFNRRFIVNVEEIKTPEVDAQLIAENVANRIEKRASYKVVMKRAIFNAMKKGAKGIKIMVSGRLAGAEIARTEWYLKGRLPLQTIRSIIDYGTARAETKYGTIGIKVWVYKGDADI; this is encoded by the coding sequence GTGGGTCAAAAAGTTCATCCACGTGGCTTTAGGCTCGGGATAACAACTGATTGGCAAGCAAAGTGGTTCAACGAAAAGAATTATAAGGAATACTTGCTTGAAGATGAAGAAATAAGAAAAGTAATAAAATCAAAATACGCACAGGCTGGTATTAGCGAGATAGTAATTGAAAGACCAGATTCGGAAAGAGTAGTTGCTATTGTTAAAACAGCAAGACCTGGAATAATAATAGGTAAGAAAGGTGCAGAAATAACAGCTTTAAGAAAAGATTTGGAAGAAAAATTTAACAGAAGATTTATTGTGAATGTTGAAGAAATAAAAACTCCTGAGGTTGATGCGCAATTGATTGCCGAAAATGTTGCAAACAGGATAGAGAAACGTGCATCTTACAAGGTTGTTATGAAAAGGGCAATTTTCAATGCAATGAAAAAAGGAGCAAAAGGTATAAAAATAATGGTATCTGGTAGATTAGCTGGTGCGGAAATAGCGAGAACGGAATGGTATTTAAAGGGTAGATTACCATTACAGACAATTAGATCGATTATAGATTACGGTACAGCAAGAGCAGAAACGAAATACGGTACAATTGGTATAAAGGTATGGGTTTATAAAGGCGACGCCGATATCTGA
- the rplE gene encoding 50S ribosomal protein L5 produces the protein MQYIPLKEKYEKEIRNAMMKEFGYKNIHQVPRLEKIVINMGIGEGSRNKDVIDIHAKELALIAGQKPVVTRAKKSISNFKIRKGMPIGLKVTLRGLRMYNFLYKLINLVLPKVRDFRGLNPNGFDGRGNYSFGLTEQLVFPEISPDQVRRVQGMDIVIVTTAKTDEEARKLLELFGFPFKRQ, from the coding sequence ATGCAGTACATACCATTGAAAGAGAAGTATGAAAAAGAAATAAGAAATGCAATGATGAAAGAATTTGGGTATAAAAATATTCATCAGGTGCCCAGATTGGAAAAGATAGTTATTAATATGGGAATTGGTGAAGGTTCTAGAAATAAAGATGTTATAGATATTCACGCAAAAGAGTTGGCTTTAATTGCAGGACAAAAACCTGTGGTAACAAGGGCAAAGAAGAGTATTTCTAACTTCAAAATTAGAAAAGGTATGCCGATAGGTTTAAAAGTTACATTGAGAGGATTGAGAATGTATAATTTCTTATATAAACTCATTAACTTAGTATTACCAAAGGTAAGGGACTTTAGAGGATTAAATCCAAATGGATTTGATGGTAGGGGAAATTATTCATTTGGTTTAACGGAACAATTGGTCTTTCCAGAAATTTCTCCAGATCAAGTAAGAAGAGTTCAAGGTATGGACATAGTTATTGTTACAACGGCGAAGACAGATGAAGAAGCTAGAAAATTACTTGAGCTCTTTGGATTTCCCTTTAAAAGACAATAA
- the rplN gene encoding 50S ribosomal protein L14 yields the protein MIINESYLNVADNSGAKLLRVIRVMGGSRRKWGTVGDIVVCSVRDAVPNGDLKKGDVVKAVIVRTKKEIRRPDGSYIRFDDNAAVVLDKYNEPKGTRVFGPVAKELREKGFMKIVSLAPEVF from the coding sequence ATGATAATTAATGAAAGCTACCTCAACGTGGCAGACAATTCAGGTGCAAAACTTTTAAGAGTGATAAGAGTAATGGGTGGTTCAAGGAGAAAATGGGGAACAGTAGGAGATATTGTTGTATGTAGTGTAAGAGATGCGGTTCCAAATGGTGACTTGAAGAAAGGTGATGTAGTTAAAGCAGTTATTGTTAGAACGAAGAAAGAAATTAGAAGACCGGATGGTTCATACATTCGTTTTGATGATAATGCTGCTGTTGTACTTGATAAATATAACGAGCCTAAGGGGACACGTGTATTTGGTCCAGTTGCTAAAGAGTTAAGAGAAAAAGGGTTTATGAAAATAGTCTCCTTAGCGCCGGAAGTATTTTAA
- the rpsH gene encoding 30S ribosomal protein S8, with protein sequence MWSDPIADMLTRIRNANVVFKDQVDIPASNLKKEIAEILKREGFIKDYTYIEDGKQGIIRIQMKYKGTRRNRERVIHGIVRISKPGRRIYVDKEHLPKVKNGLGIAILTTSKGVITDKQAREIGVGGEVIAYIW encoded by the coding sequence ATGTGGAGTGATCCAATAGCTGACATGCTCACTCGAATAAGAAATGCAAATGTTGTATTTAAAGATCAAGTAGATATTCCGGCATCTAATTTAAAGAAGGAAATAGCAGAAATATTGAAAAGAGAAGGATTTATAAAGGATTATACATATATTGAAGATGGAAAGCAAGGAATTATAAGAATTCAAATGAAGTACAAAGGTACAAGAAGAAATAGGGAAAGGGTAATTCATGGAATTGTTAGAATTTCAAAACCAGGAAGAAGAATATATGTTGACAAAGAACACCTTCCAAAGGTAAAAAATGGTTTAGGAATAGCTATTTTGACTACTTCTAAGGGAGTTATAACGGATAAGCAAGCAAGAGAAATTGGAGTTGGCGGAGAAGTAATCGCCTATATTTGGTAA
- the rplX gene encoding 50S ribosomal protein L24, translating into MARKIKKGDTVKVLSGKDKGKTGEVVTVIPKEDKVVVRGVNIVKRHQRPNAQMRQGGIIEKEAPIYVCKVALVCPSCGQATRVGFRFLDDGRKVRYCKKCGEVIDK; encoded by the coding sequence GTGGCAAGGAAAATAAAGAAAGGCGATACAGTTAAGGTATTATCTGGAAAAGATAAAGGGAAGACGGGAGAAGTAGTTACAGTTATACCAAAAGAAGATAAAGTCGTAGTTAGAGGAGTAAATATAGTAAAAAGGCATCAAAGACCTAATGCTCAAATGAGGCAAGGTGGAATTATTGAAAAGGAAGCGCCTATTTATGTTTGTAAGGTGGCATTAGTGTGTCCAAGCTGCGGTCAAGCCACAAGGGTTGGATTTAGATTTTTAGATGATGGAAGAAAAGTAAGGTACTGTAAGAAGTGCGGAGAAGTCATAGATAAGTAA
- the rplB gene encoding 50S ribosomal protein L2 — MGLKRFKPTSPARRQMIIPDFSEITKKEPEKSLIAPLKKTGGRNSYGRVTVRFRGGGHKRKYRIIDFKRDKVGIPAKVVSIEYDPNRTARIALLVYADGEKRYILAPQDLNVGDMVMNGPDAEIKPGNALPLENIPVGTVIHNVEYIPGKGGQIARSAGTSCQLMAKEGKYALLRMPSGELRKVPVKCYATIGVVGNEDHKNEVDGKAGRVRWKGRKPHVRGVAMNPVDHPHGGGEGRGKGHHPQSPWGQLAKGYKTRRGKKASDKLIVRRRNG, encoded by the coding sequence ATGGGTCTTAAAAGATTTAAACCAACAAGCCCTGCTAGAAGACAGATGATAATACCGGATTTTTCTGAAATAACGAAGAAAGAACCAGAAAAATCTTTAATTGCACCACTTAAGAAAACGGGTGGTAGGAATAGTTATGGTAGAGTTACAGTAAGGTTTAGAGGTGGAGGACATAAAAGAAAATATAGGATAATTGATTTTAAAAGGGATAAAGTTGGTATACCAGCGAAAGTTGTATCTATAGAGTATGATCCGAATAGGACTGCCAGAATAGCTTTACTTGTGTACGCCGATGGTGAAAAAAGATATATTCTTGCACCGCAGGATTTGAATGTTGGAGATATGGTAATGAATGGACCTGATGCAGAAATAAAGCCGGGAAATGCGTTACCATTAGAAAATATTCCTGTAGGTACAGTTATTCATAACGTAGAATATATTCCTGGAAAAGGTGGACAAATAGCGAGGTCTGCGGGTACTTCTTGCCAGCTTATGGCGAAAGAAGGAAAATATGCGTTATTGAGAATGCCATCTGGTGAATTAAGAAAAGTACCTGTAAAGTGTTATGCAACCATTGGTGTTGTAGGCAATGAGGATCACAAAAACGAAGTTGATGGTAAAGCTGGTAGGGTAAGATGGAAAGGAAGAAAACCTCATGTTAGAGGTGTTGCTATGAACCCAGTTGATCACCCACATGGCGGTGGTGAAGGCAGAGGAAAAGGGCACCATCCACAAAGTCCATGGGGTCAATTGGCAAAGGGTTATAAAACTAGAAGAGGAAAAAAAGCTTCAGATAAATTGATTGTTAGAAGAAGAAATGGTTAA
- the rpsE gene encoding 30S ribosomal protein S5 — protein MADIAQKIKATGEDFEERIVEIRRTTKVTKGGKNLSFRVLAVVGNRNGKVGVGVGKAREVPDAIRKALSAARRNVFKVPIHNGTIPHEIVGRQDAAKVLLKPASPGTGIISNGTVRAVVELAGIHNILTKSSGSTNPVVLAQATVNGLKNLLSLEKIAELRDITPQEVIHGVKKEG, from the coding sequence ATGGCAGATATTGCACAGAAAATAAAGGCAACAGGTGAAGATTTTGAAGAAAGAATAGTTGAAATTAGAAGAACAACTAAAGTTACAAAGGGTGGAAAAAATCTTTCATTTAGGGTTTTGGCTGTAGTTGGTAATAGAAATGGGAAAGTTGGAGTTGGCGTTGGTAAAGCAAGAGAAGTACCTGATGCTATAAGAAAAGCTTTATCAGCTGCAAGGAGAAATGTATTTAAAGTTCCTATACATAACGGAACAATTCCTCATGAAATTGTTGGAAGACAAGATGCTGCAAAGGTATTGTTGAAACCAGCATCACCTGGTACAGGTATAATTTCAAATGGTACAGTTCGTGCAGTTGTAGAATTGGCTGGTATTCATAACATACTTACAAAATCAAGTGGTTCTACAAACCCAGTGGTGCTAGCTCAAGCAACTGTTAATGGATTGAAAAACCTCCTATCGTTGGAGAAAATAGCAGAATTAAGAGATATTACCCCACAAGAAGTTATTCACGGCGTAAAGAAGGAGGGTTAA
- the rplR gene encoding 50S ribosomal protein L18: MIKKENRNWRRKKRHLSIRKKIYGTVERPRLCVYKSEKHIYAQIIDDDKGHTLVAASTLDKELRETLKKTWNKEAAREVGKLIGKRAIEKGIKKVVFDRGGYRYHGRVAELAEGAREAGLEF, translated from the coding sequence ATGATAAAAAAGGAGAACAGGAATTGGAGAAGGAAAAAGAGGCACTTGAGCATAAGAAAGAAAATATATGGGACAGTCGAAAGGCCAAGATTGTGTGTATATAAAAGTGAAAAACATATATATGCACAAATAATTGACGATGATAAAGGACATACTTTAGTAGCAGCTTCCACATTGGATAAAGAATTAAGGGAAACCTTAAAGAAAACTTGGAACAAAGAAGCAGCACGTGAAGTTGGTAAACTAATTGGTAAAAGGGCAATTGAAAAAGGTATAAAAAAAGTAGTATTTGATAGAGGCGGATATAGATACCACGGAAGAGTTGCAGAACTTGCTGAAGGTGCTAGAGAAGCAGGCTTGGAATTTTAA
- the rplO gene encoding 50S ribosomal protein L15, translating into MRLSDIKPTPGSMKKRTRVGRGIGSGKGKTSGKGHKGQKARGRGKVHPWFEGGQTPLHRRLPKFGFKNFTKKVYSVVNVEQLEKIFESGEEVTPEKLLEKGVIKKINDGVKILGNGEITKPLTVIAHAFSSSARRKIEAVGGKVEVI; encoded by the coding sequence ATGAGATTATCAGATATAAAACCCACTCCTGGTTCTATGAAAAAAAGAACAAGAGTAGGTAGAGGTATAGGTTCTGGTAAGGGAAAAACATCGGGAAAAGGGCACAAAGGACAAAAAGCAAGAGGAAGAGGAAAAGTACATCCTTGGTTTGAAGGTGGGCAAACACCATTACACAGAAGATTGCCTAAATTTGGTTTCAAAAACTTTACCAAAAAAGTATACAGTGTGGTTAATGTTGAACAATTGGAAAAAATTTTTGAGTCAGGAGAAGAGGTAACACCAGAAAAATTGTTGGAAAAAGGTGTAATAAAGAAGATAAATGATGGAGTAAAAATTCTTGGAAATGGTGAAATTACAAAACCACTAACAGTAATTGCCCATGCCTTTAGTTCAAGTGCCAGGAGGAAGATAGAAGCCGTTGGTGGCAAAGTAGAGGTGATCTAA
- the rplV gene encoding 50S ribosomal protein L22, giving the protein MQVLIKRNGMKRSKFHRERKEKLASMPIYEARAVAKYIRISPRKARSVANSIRGKNVSEAFTILEFSPKKAARIIKNVLKSAVANAVNNHGLNEENLYVYTCYVNDGPRMKRLWPRGRGSADIIQKRMSHITVIVRDREAEKAANEEKK; this is encoded by the coding sequence ATGCAAGTTCTCATAAAGAGAAATGGAATGAAACGTTCCAAGTTTCATAGGGAAAGAAAAGAAAAATTAGCATCAATGCCCATTTATGAAGCAAGAGCAGTGGCAAAGTATATAAGAATTTCTCCAAGAAAAGCAAGAAGTGTTGCAAATTCTATAAGAGGTAAAAATGTTTCAGAAGCGTTTACAATTCTTGAATTTTCACCTAAAAAGGCTGCACGAATCATAAAAAATGTGTTAAAATCAGCAGTGGCGAATGCAGTTAATAATCATGGATTAAACGAAGAAAATCTATATGTGTATACCTGTTATGTAAACGATGGTCCAAGAATGAAGAGGCTTTGGCCAAGGGGCAGAGGAAGTGCTGATATTATCCAAAAAAGGATGTCGCACATAACAGTTATAGTTAGGGATAGAGAAGCCGAGAAGGCTGCAAATGAGGAAAAGAAATAG
- the rpmD gene encoding 50S ribosomal protein L30, whose amino-acid sequence MKKLKITLVKSPIGYKYDQKDTVKRLGLRKLNSTVIKEDVPQVRGMIRKVRHLVKVEEIEE is encoded by the coding sequence ATGAAGAAATTGAAGATTACATTAGTTAAAAGTCCCATAGGGTACAAATACGATCAGAAAGATACAGTGAAAAGGCTTGGATTAAGAAAATTAAATTCTACAGTGATAAAAGAAGACGTTCCTCAGGTTAGAGGTATGATTAGAAAAGTAAGGCATTTGGTTAAAGTTGAGGAAATAGAGGAATAA
- a CDS encoding type Z 30S ribosomal protein S14 — protein sequence MARKGLVERWKKPKKFKTREYTRCKICGRTHSVYREFGVCRVCFRKMANEGKLPGVRKATW from the coding sequence ATGGCAAGAAAAGGTCTTGTGGAAAGATGGAAAAAGCCTAAAAAATTTAAAACAAGGGAGTATACAAGATGTAAGATATGTGGACGAACTCACTCTGTTTATAGAGAATTTGGTGTATGTAGAGTTTGTTTCAGAAAAATGGCCAACGAGGGAAAACTCCCGGGAGTTAGGAAGGCAACATGGTAA
- the rpsS gene encoding 30S ribosomal protein S19 — translation MGRSTKKGPFVDPKLLKKIKQLNEAGEKKIIKTWSRASMIVPEMVGHTIAVYNGLKHIPVYITENMVGHRLGEFSFTRRFGGHADKSASKGQVKK, via the coding sequence ATGGGTAGGTCCACGAAAAAGGGACCTTTTGTAGATCCCAAATTATTAAAAAAAATAAAACAGTTGAATGAAGCAGGAGAAAAGAAAATCATTAAGACATGGAGTAGGGCGAGTATGATAGTTCCGGAAATGGTAGGCCATACAATTGCGGTTTACAATGGTTTAAAACACATTCCTGTTTACATTACAGAAAATATGGTAGGACATAGGTTAGGAGAATTTTCCTTTACTAGAAGATTTGGAGGACACGCAGATAAGTCGGCAAGCAAGGGTCAGGTTAAAAAGTGA
- the rplP gene encoding 50S ribosomal protein L16, with protein sequence MLMPKRVKYRKQHRGRMKGKAKGGSLVAFGDYGLKALEAHWITAQQIEACRIAITRTLKKSGKLWIRIFPDKSYTKHPAESKLGKGKGNVEGWVAVVKPGRVMFEIGGVSEELAREALEYAATKLPIRTKIVKRHEIGGEAV encoded by the coding sequence ATGTTAATGCCAAAAAGAGTAAAGTATAGAAAACAACATAGAGGAAGAATGAAGGGTAAAGCGAAAGGTGGTTCCTTGGTTGCATTTGGAGATTACGGTTTGAAGGCTTTAGAAGCACATTGGATTACAGCACAACAAATTGAGGCATGTAGAATTGCAATTACAAGAACTTTGAAAAAATCTGGAAAACTTTGGATTAGAATTTTTCCAGATAAGTCATATACAAAACACCCGGCAGAGAGTAAGCTAGGAAAAGGTAAAGGTAACGTTGAAGGTTGGGTAGCAGTTGTAAAACCAGGAAGAGTGATGTTCGAAATAGGAGGAGTAAGTGAAGAACTAGCCAGAGAGGCATTGGAATATGCTGCGACAAAGCTTCCAATAAGAACAAAAATTGTAAAAAGACATGAGATAGGTGGTGAAGCAGTATGA
- the secY gene encoding preprotein translocase subunit SecY — translation MWKALRNALKIPELRDRIVFTLLMLIVFRLGIYIPVPGVNLKAWGTAFSQMGTGAAGGLLSFYDVFTGGAFRRFSIFAMSVTPYINASIILQLLSSVIPSLKELLKEGEEGRKKFQRITRNLTVILGALQGFVVSFGLARSFENVLVIPLWTFTLLSTITLLAGTMFLLWIGDRITEKGIGNGISVLIFAGIVARYPAYFRTAVLGGLNIFEWIFLLGVMFLMVIGIIYVQQAERRIVVQYASRMVGRRIYGGTSTHIPIKVNHSGVIPIIFGWAIVSIPVGIAQFTNSQTLKSLFSMTSPLIITIYAVLIFFFTYFYSVVVFDPKDIAQNIKSYGGYIPGIRPGKPTEQYITRVLNRITFVGALFLVIIALVPYLVQGVTGVSIWLGGTSALIAVGVALDIAQQMEAHLIMRNYEGFVKKGKLPGRR, via the coding sequence ATGTGGAAAGCTTTAAGAAACGCACTAAAGATACCAGAACTTAGAGATAGGATAGTATTTACATTGTTAATGTTAATAGTTTTTAGATTAGGAATATATATTCCGGTTCCTGGGGTGAACTTAAAGGCATGGGGGACTGCTTTTTCTCAAATGGGAACAGGTGCTGCTGGGGGCTTGTTGAGTTTTTATGATGTTTTTACAGGAGGAGCTTTTAGAAGGTTTTCTATTTTTGCAATGAGTGTTACACCATATATTAACGCATCTATTATTCTACAATTATTGTCTTCCGTTATTCCTTCCTTAAAAGAGCTTCTAAAGGAAGGAGAAGAGGGTAGGAAAAAGTTCCAAAGAATAACAAGAAATTTGACGGTTATTCTCGGTGCTTTACAGGGATTTGTGGTTTCTTTTGGTCTTGCGAGAAGTTTTGAAAATGTTTTAGTAATACCTTTATGGACATTTACATTGTTATCAACAATAACCCTACTTGCAGGTACAATGTTTTTACTTTGGATAGGTGATAGGATAACCGAGAAAGGTATAGGAAATGGTATTAGTGTGCTAATTTTTGCTGGTATTGTCGCAAGATATCCGGCATATTTTAGGACAGCGGTATTAGGTGGATTGAATATATTTGAGTGGATTTTCTTACTTGGTGTAATGTTTTTAATGGTTATTGGAATTATATACGTTCAACAAGCTGAAAGAAGAATTGTTGTGCAATATGCTTCAAGAATGGTTGGTAGAAGGATTTATGGTGGAACATCTACACACATCCCTATTAAGGTAAATCACAGTGGGGTTATACCAATCATATTTGGTTGGGCAATTGTTTCTATACCTGTTGGAATTGCACAATTTACGAATTCTCAGACTCTAAAATCCCTATTCTCAATGACAAGTCCGCTTATAATAACCATTTATGCTGTATTAATCTTTTTCTTTACGTATTTCTATAGTGTAGTTGTATTTGATCCAAAGGATATTGCACAAAATATAAAAAGTTATGGTGGGTATATTCCTGGTATAAGGCCAGGAAAACCGACTGAACAATATATAACAAGAGTTTTAAATAGGATAACCTTTGTTGGAGCATTATTCTTGGTAATAATTGCACTTGTTCCATATCTGGTACAAGGTGTTACAGGCGTAAGTATATGGTTGGGTGGTACAAGCGCATTAATTGCCGTTGGTGTGGCTCTTGATATAGCTCAACAAATGGAAGCACACTTGATTATGAGAAATTATGAGGGATTTGTTAAAAAAGGAAAACTCCCAGGAAGGAGATGA
- the rplF gene encoding 50S ribosomal protein L6 — translation MSRIANKPIVIPNGVEVKVENNVFKVKGPKGELSQEFLPYIKIEVNENEIYVKPNLEFMKRKSDLKKMKMFTGTYWRLFNNMIIGVTQGFRKELEIIGIGYRAQLQGKKLVMNLGYAHPVEMEIPSDVAVEVPSPNRIVVSGIDKQRVGQVAADIRRWREPNVYSGKGIRYVGEVVRLKEGKKA, via the coding sequence ATGTCCCGTATTGCAAATAAACCTATTGTTATACCAAATGGAGTAGAAGTGAAAGTTGAGAATAATGTGTTTAAAGTAAAAGGACCAAAAGGAGAATTAAGCCAAGAGTTTCTCCCATATATCAAGATTGAAGTCAATGAAAATGAAATTTATGTGAAACCAAATTTGGAGTTTATGAAGAGGAAATCAGATCTAAAAAAGATGAAAATGTTTACAGGAACATATTGGAGACTTTTTAATAATATGATTATCGGTGTTACACAAGGATTTAGGAAAGAGTTAGAAATAATTGGTATAGGTTATAGAGCACAGTTACAAGGAAAGAAATTGGTAATGAATCTTGGATATGCTCATCCAGTTGAAATGGAAATTCCATCTGATGTTGCTGTAGAAGTACCTAGCCCAAATAGAATAGTTGTAAGCGGTATAGATAAGCAGAGAGTAGGGCAAGTAGCGGCAGATATTAGAAGATGGAGAGAACCAAATGTATATTCCGGAAAAGGAATCAGATACGTAGGAGAAGTGGTAAGGTTGAAAGAAGGAAAGAAAGCATAA
- the infA gene encoding translation initiation factor IF-1, with product MSNKEDIIKMEGTIVEALPNAMFRVELENGHKILAHISGKMRKNFIRLVPGDKVVVELTIYDLTKGRIVYRKKS from the coding sequence TTGTCAAATAAGGAAGATATAATTAAGATGGAAGGAACAATTGTAGAAGCTTTACCGAATGCTATGTTTAGAGTTGAACTAGAAAATGGTCATAAAATTTTGGCTCATATTAGTGGTAAAATGAGAAAAAATTTTATAAGGCTTGTTCCCGGGGATAAAGTAGTAGTTGAGTTAACAATCTATGATTTAACAAAGGGTAGGATAGTTTACAGAAAAAAGTCTTAA
- a CDS encoding adenylate kinase yields MNIVFLGPPGAGKGTYAKELKEILGIPHISTGDMFREEISAKSELGRKVEDILKRGELVPDDLTNVIVKERLSKPDCKKGFILDGYPRTVAQAKALDEILKKLGRELKFAIYFEVSEDVVVKRISNRRICKNCGKIYNLITLPPKINGKCDVCGGELYQREDDREEVVRRRYKVYMDNTYPVIEYYRKSNKLFTVDGSMDVDSVIKEVLNIIRR; encoded by the coding sequence ATGAATATAGTCTTCCTGGGGCCTCCCGGGGCTGGAAAAGGGACATATGCAAAAGAATTAAAAGAAATTTTAGGTATTCCACATATTTCCACGGGAGATATGTTTAGAGAGGAAATTTCTGCAAAGAGTGAATTGGGAAGAAAGGTAGAAGATATTTTAAAACGTGGAGAATTAGTTCCTGATGATCTTACAAATGTTATTGTTAAAGAACGTCTTTCTAAGCCAGATTGTAAAAAAGGTTTTATTCTAGATGGATATCCCAGAACTGTTGCACAAGCAAAGGCCTTAGATGAAATATTGAAAAAACTTGGTAGAGAGCTTAAATTTGCAATATATTTTGAAGTAAGTGAAGATGTAGTAGTAAAAAGGATAAGCAATAGAAGAATATGTAAGAATTGTGGAAAGATTTATAATTTAATAACTCTTCCACCAAAAATTAACGGAAAGTGTGATGTATGTGGTGGGGAGTTATACCAAAGAGAAGATGACAGGGAAGAAGTTGTAAGAAGAAGATATAAGGTATATATGGATAACACATACCCTGTAATAGAATATTATCGAAAATCTAACAAACTTTTTACAGTAGATGGCTCCATGGATGTTGATTCAGTAATAAAAGAAGTATTAAATATTATCAGAAGGTGA
- the map gene encoding type I methionyl aminopeptidase has product MIYVKTIEEIEKIKIASRAVATILNEAKKVAVEGATAWDLELLAENVLKELKCEPAFKDYHGYPYITTVSVNDEVIHGFPLKHKVFKKGDIVSLDVGAIYKGYYGDGAYTYIIGETDEMGQKLVETTKRALEIAVKTVRAGIRLGDVSAKIQQYVEKNGFNVVRDFVGHGVGKKLHEDPQIPNYGKEGTGIILRENMTIAIEPMVTEGGWHVVILEDGWTVVTVDGKRAAHFEHTLWVKKEGCEVLTQVG; this is encoded by the coding sequence TTGATTTACGTTAAAACAATTGAAGAAATTGAAAAAATAAAGATAGCTTCAAGAGCTGTTGCAACAATACTTAACGAGGCGAAAAAAGTAGCAGTTGAAGGTGCAACAGCTTGGGATTTAGAACTACTTGCGGAAAATGTTTTAAAGGAGTTAAAATGCGAACCAGCTTTTAAAGATTATCATGGTTATCCGTATATTACTACTGTTTCTGTAAATGATGAAGTAATACATGGATTCCCGTTGAAGCACAAGGTCTTTAAAAAGGGTGATATAGTTTCATTAGATGTCGGAGCAATATACAAAGGTTATTACGGTGATGGAGCATACACATATATAATTGGTGAAACAGATGAAATGGGTCAAAAATTAGTTGAAACTACTAAAAGGGCTTTAGAAATAGCAGTGAAAACAGTTAGGGCCGGCATAAGGTTAGGGGATGTGTCGGCAAAAATACAACAGTATGTGGAAAAAAATGGTTTTAATGTGGTAAGAGATTTTGTAGGACATGGGGTAGGGAAAAAATTACATGAGGATCCTCAGATTCCAAATTATGGTAAAGAGGGGACAGGGATAATTTTAAGGGAAAATATGACGATTGCAATAGAACCTATGGTTACGGAAGGCGGCTGGCACGTAGTAATTTTGGAAGATGGTTGGACTGTTGTTACTGTGGATGGAAAAAGAGCGGCACATTTTGAACATACCTTGTGGGTAAAAAAAGAAGGTTGTGAAGTTCTAACCCAGGTGGGGTGA